The proteins below come from a single Chrysoperla carnea chromosome 1, inChrCarn1.1, whole genome shotgun sequence genomic window:
- the LOC123302895 gene encoding F-box only protein 28-like, with protein MVSTRLMSSVGVGFSSAIQSTSSNTQINGPPPAKIPKLCAGPSGSQSVDIIESIPGTSKQSPPPNPKPNLLDMPHEVIEKIFSYLTFKNIAHLRPVSHAMDQICGTVLNSTFQKLQKQMLVRFQNIKAKMPRRESARRNHPLACESDIIETLHMRLTLLQMSFGKHIERRHCCFFAGEVLDEVYRILHYVKKTTKLQRPYKVTDELFDLSSMAMEYFKEHIEPRLPEIAYFSSDFLDFTGGTFTSTSNSKNYLCLDSSPLGAGSGGEQKDDEAPIHSAADTSEQSYMPSEPAPQSNMVLRKRIRKIKQGMKRYNSQLSLLRQDLRTCKRKTAEQQKQIAEQQRQLAEQQKQTLEYATRLDENDKKNEETSRKFSTLLQELNKCKTELQYWRSKSPAIPPVCKGCGAVFTPGPPEEIQALVNQGVRPEGLGLIIDHTSTSENESIELIPQTSDAQPDSNVEQQQQTLLFTPPQRQGVKRKATLTNDDSAPSIPIQTSTPVETVGSEPSRLDIKKVKGVTKTRTKRVFKVAH; from the exons atggtTTCCACAAGACTTATGAGTAGTGTTGGGGTAGGTTTTAGTAGTGCAATACAAAGTACAAGCTCAAATACACAAATCAATGGACCTCCCCCAgcaaaaataccaaaattatgtgcTGGCCCGTCCGGCAGTCAATCGGTTGATATAATTGAAAGTATTCCGGGGACAAGTAAACAATCGCCACCGCCGAATCCAAAACCCAATCTTTTGGATATGCCCCATGaagtaattgaaaaaatatttagctatcTAACATTCAAAAATATCGCACATTTACGAcct GTTTCTCACGCAATGGATCAAATATGTGGAACAGTTTTGAAttcaacatttcaaaaattgcaaaagcaAATGTTGGTacgatttcaaaatatcaaagcAAAGATGCCACGACGTGAATCAGCTCGACGCAATCATCCATTAGCATGCGAATCTGATATCATTGAAACGTTGCATATGCGCCTTACGTTACTGCAAATGTCTTTTGGGAAGCATATTGAACGTCGTCATTGCTGCTTTTTTGCTGGAGAG gTATTAGATGAAGTTTACAGAATATTACATTATGTGAAGAAAACAACGAAATTACAACGGCCTTACAAAGTGACAGACGAATTATTTGATTTGTCATCTATGGCAATGGAATATTTCAAGGAACATATCGAACCACGTTTACCAGAAATTGCGTACTTCAGTTCAGATTTCCTTGATTTCACTGGCGGCACATTCAcat cgaCCAGCaacagtaaaaattatttgtgctTGGATTCATCCCCATTAGGAGCTGGTAGTGGAGGTGAACAAAAAGATGATGAAGCTCCTATTCATTCTGCCGCTGATACATCAGAACAATCGTACATGCCTTCAGAACCAGCACCCCAATCAAATATGGTGCTAAGAAAAcgtattcgaaaaattaaacagGGAATGAaaag GTATAATAGCCAGTTATCATTGTTACGTCAAGATTTACGAACTTGTAAACGAAAAACCGCCGAACAACAAAAACAGATTGCCGAACAACAACGACAATTAGCtgaacaacaaaaacaaacattagAATATGCAACACGTCTTGATGAAAACGACAAGAAAAATGAGGAAACCTCAAGAAAATTCAGTACATTATTACAAGAATTAAACAAATGCAAAACTGAATTACAATATTGGCGATCAAAATCACCAGCAATACCACCAGTATGCAAAGGTTGTGGTGCTGTCTTTACACCAGGACCAcctgaagaaattcaagcattAGTGAATCAAGGCGTACGACCTGAAGGTCTAGGTTTAATAATCGATCACACAAGTACATCAGAAAATGAATCAATAGAATTAATACCACAAACATCCGATGCTCAACCGGATTCAAATGTTGAGCAACAACAACAAACCCTTCTTTTTACACCACCCCAAAGGCAAGGTGTAAAACGTAAAGCGACTCTTACAAATGACGATAGTGCACCATCAATACCAATACAAACATCTACACCAGTGGAAACTGTGGGCTCCGAGCCGTCCAGAttagatattaaaaaagttaaaggtGTTACAAAAACTCGTACAAAACGTGTATTTAAAGTTGCCCATTGA
- the LOC123296928 gene encoding max-like protein X → MAEAVYITDSDKSGSQSRDYESELKVEPSSPSERDRLRHFSRCSSTNSLHTPSSSAQNSDDDGGGDSGESKPQALSYKERRREAHTQAEQKRRDAIKKGYDSLQDLVPMCQQNENNGYKLSKATILQKSIDYIQFLLQKKRKEEDERNALRKEVIALRIMQTNYEQIVKAQQSQPGHTETRVSDDVKFQLFQAIMDQLFVSFNNVPVNNFAELSGGVFSWLEEHCKPQTLRDLALQVIQLHNAQLAQGVMP, encoded by the exons ATGGCAGAAGCTGTTTACATTACTGATTCTGACAAAAGTG GTTCCCAATCTCGGGATTATGAATCCGAATTGAAAGTGGAACCATCTAGTCCCTCAGAACGTGATCGTTTACGACATTTTTCACGTTGTAGTAGTACAAATTCCTTACATACGCCTTCTTCTTCAGCCCAAAATTCGGACGACGATGGTGGCGGAGATAGTGGCGAATCTAAACCTCAAGCTTTAAGCTACAAAGAACGTCGACGTGAAGCGCATACCCAAGCTGAACAGAAACGACGTGATGCTATTAAAAAAGGGTATGATTCATTACAAGATCTCGTTCCAATGTGCCAACAAAATGAGAATAATGGATATAAATTAAGTAAGGCAACTATATTACAAAAAAGTATCGATTATATACAATTCCTGTTACAAAAGAAACGTAAAGAGGAAGATGAACGTAATGCATTACGTAAAGAAGTGATTGCATTACGAATAATGCAAACAAATTATGAGCAAATTGTAAAAGCGCAACAAAGTCAACCAGGTCATACGGAAACACGTGTTTCTGATGAtgtgaaatttcaattatttcaagcAATTATGGATCAATTGTTTGTTAGTTTTAATAATGTACCTGTGAATAATTTCGCTGAATTATCGGGCGGTGTTTTTAGTTGGTTGGAAGAACATTGTAAACCACAGACTTTACGTGATTTAGCGTTGCAAGTTATTCAACTTCATAATGCGCAATTAGCACAAGGTGTTATGCCatga